The Pseudomonas solani genome segment TCGCCCCTACAAGTATCTGATCGGCCCGCCTCAAGCCGGGTCCTGGCAGACATCCACCCATTGCGCGGCGACCAGTTCGGCCATGTGCTGCGGGGCGATGCGCACGGCGCTGTGGATGGCGCCGGCGGCGGGGACCACTTCATCGAAGGCCTGCAACGACAGGTCGCAATAGACCGGCAGCGGGGTGGCCAGGCCGAAGGGGCAGACGCCGCCGACGGGGTGGCTGGTCAGCGCCTGCACGGTTTCGGCGTCGAGCATCTTGGCCTTGGCGCCGAAGGCTTCCTTGAACTTGCGGTTGTCGATGCGCGCATCGCCACGGGCTACCACCAGCAGGTGCTGCTCGCCGACGCGGAAGGCCAGGGTCTTGGCGATGCGGCCCGGCTCGACGCCGTGGGCCTCGGCGGCCAGGGCGACGGTGGCTGTGCTGGTTTCCAGTTCGATGATGGCGAGTTCGGGGGCCTTCTCGGCGAGGAAGGCGCGTACGGATTCGAGGCTCATTCGGGGCTCCTTGATTTCTGTCCGGCTGGCTCAGGCGGCCAGCTGGTGCACGGCGGCGAGGTTGTCGTCGAGGCCGTAGCGGCCCTTGCCGTCGCGGGTGACGCGGCCCATGGCGACGCTCGGGTCGTGGGTGAAGAGCAGGCGGCCATTGCGCTCCAGCAGGCTGGCGAGCAGGGCTTCCTTCTCCTCGATCAGGCCTTCGGGGAAGCGGTCGTAGCCCATGGTGATGGGCAGGTGCACCCAGGGTGCGCCGGGGATCAGGTCGCCGCTGAACACCACCGGGCCGTCGGGCATGGCGATCTCCGGCAGCAGTTGCCCGGGGGTGTGGCCGTCGCTCCAGTGCAGGCGCCAGTCGGGGCCGAGGATCTCGGCGCTGGGCTGCTCGTCGATCAGCACCAGGCGGCCGCTGGCTTCCAGCAGTTCGAGCATTTCCGGGATGTAGGAGGCGCGGTCGCGCGGGTGCGGGTTGCAGGCGCGCTGCCACTGGCGGCGGCCGGTGACGAAGCGGGCGTTGGGGAATAGCAGGCGCATGGGCTGGCCTTGTTCCCAGGCGGCGAGCAGGCCGCCGGCGTGGTCGAAGTGCAGGTGGGTGAGCAGCACGATATCGATGTCGGCATCGGACAGGCCCGCCTCGGCGAGGCTGTCGAGCAGCACGTGGTGCGCTTCCTGCACGCCGAAGCGGTGCTTGAGCTCGGGCGGGAAGAAGGCGCCGATACCGGTTTCGATGAGGATGTTGCGCTCGTCTTCCTGCACCAGCAGGGCGCGACAGCCGAGGTCGATGCGGTTCTGCGCGTCCGGCTGCATCCAGCGCTCCCAGAGGGCGCGCGGGGCGTTGCCGAACATGGCGCCGCCGTCGAGTTTCTGGCTGTTGCCGGTGAGCGAGGTGAGGGTACGCATGGGGCGGTTCCGGGCTGGCTTTCAAGCGCCCAAGGCTAACCCGGTTGCGGGGGCGCCGGTCAATCCGCCCAGCCGCGATAGACGAAGGTCATGGGGCGCGGGCCCTGCAGGTAGCCGGTGTGCAGCTCGCGGATGGCGAAGCCGCCGGCCTCGATCAGGCGCGGGATGTCGCGGTTGAGGTGGCAGCCGCCGGCGAAGGGTTTCCACAACGGCGTGAGGCGATGCTGCCAGCGCACCACCGGGGCGTCCGGTGCCAGGCCGTGTTCGGCGAACAGCAGGCGCCCGCCGGGCTTGAGCACGCGGCGCATTTCCTTCAGCGCCGCCGGTGCATCGGGGATGGTGCAGAGGGTGAAGGTGCAGACGATGCTGTCGAAGCTGGCGTCGCTGGCCTGGATCTCGCCCAGTTCCAGGGCGATGGTTTCCACCGGGATGGTGATGGCGTCGGCACGCTGGCGAGCCAGGGCTTGCATCTGCGCGGCGGGGTCGACGCCGATCACCACCTGCACCTTGGCCGGGTCATAGAAGCCGAGGTTGAGGCCCGTGCCGATACCGATCTCCAGCACCCGGCCTTCGGCCTGGGGCACGATCTTCGAGCGGGTCTTCATCACTTCGCCCATGCCGCAGGCGTAGTCGATCAGGCGGGGCAGGACGTGGCGATCATAGAAACCCATGGCGGGCAGTCCATTGCGGTTGACGAGGCATTCACGTTAGCAGGGCGCATCCCCGCGCGGCGCGGGGATTTCGGCCAATGGCGGGAGGATTCCCGCCCGGGTTCAGCGGCCCAGGCGGCGCAATTCGTCCGATTCGACGATGCGCGTGCCCTGGTCGGTTTCCAGGGCCAGGCGCCACAGGGCTCGGGCCAGGGTGCAGGCGCCGATGCCACGGTACTTGCCCGGCAGCCAGCGCATGAGCGGGGCGGCCAGGCGTTCGCCGAGGCGGAATTCGCTGCGCGGGCCGAGCAGCAGGGACGGGCGTACCAGGGTCAGCTGTGGCCAGTCCTGGGCCTTGAGCGCTCCCTCCATCTCGCCCTTGGTGCGGTTGTAGAACACCGAGGAGCTGGCGTCCGCGCCCAGGGCGCTGATCACCAGGTAGTGGCGGGCGCCGAGTTCGCGGGCGCGGGCGCCGACGGCGAGCACCAGGTCGAGGTCGATGGCGCGGAAGGCTTCCTGGGAGCCGGCCTGGCGGATGGTGCTGCCGAGGCAGCAGAAGGCGGTGTCCACCGGCCCCTGGAGGTGCGGCAGCAGGTCGGCGATCTCGCCCACCGGGTTGTCCAGGCGCTTGTGCTCGGCGAGGGGGCGACGGGTCGGCGCGAGCACCCGCTCCACCGTGGGTTCGTTGAGCAGTCGGTCGAGCAGGTGTTCACCGGTCAGGCCCGTGGCGCCGGCGAGCAGGATGTGCTGGGGCGTCAGATGCATGCTGTTTCTCCGCTGTTACAGCTTCAGCTTAGTGGCTGGCGGCGGTTTTGCCGCCGGCCGTTGCAGGTTGCGCGGCGAGGGCCTCCTGGGCCTGGGCGGCGCGCAACTTTCGCCAATGGGCGAGCACCGGTTTGGGTGCCCAGATCTGCGGTTCGGAGGGTTCGAAACCGTCGGCCTTCTCCCAT includes the following:
- a CDS encoding YbaK/EbsC family protein; the encoded protein is MSLESVRAFLAEKAPELAIIELETSTATVALAAEAHGVEPGRIAKTLAFRVGEQHLLVVARGDARIDNRKFKEAFGAKAKMLDAETVQALTSHPVGGVCPFGLATPLPVYCDLSLQAFDEVVPAAGAIHSAVRIAPQHMAELVAAQWVDVCQDPA
- a CDS encoding MBL fold metallo-hydrolase; this translates as MRTLTSLTGNSQKLDGGAMFGNAPRALWERWMQPDAQNRIDLGCRALLVQEDERNILIETGIGAFFPPELKHRFGVQEAHHVLLDSLAEAGLSDADIDIVLLTHLHFDHAGGLLAAWEQGQPMRLLFPNARFVTGRRQWQRACNPHPRDRASYIPEMLELLEASGRLVLIDEQPSAEILGPDWRLHWSDGHTPGQLLPEIAMPDGPVVFSGDLIPGAPWVHLPITMGYDRFPEGLIEEKEALLASLLERNGRLLFTHDPSVAMGRVTRDGKGRYGLDDNLAAVHQLAA
- a CDS encoding class I SAM-dependent methyltransferase produces the protein MGFYDRHVLPRLIDYACGMGEVMKTRSKIVPQAEGRVLEIGIGTGLNLGFYDPAKVQVVIGVDPAAQMQALARQRADAITIPVETIALELGEIQASDASFDSIVCTFTLCTIPDAPAALKEMRRVLKPGGRLLFAEHGLAPDAPVVRWQHRLTPLWKPFAGGCHLNRDIPRLIEAGGFAIRELHTGYLQGPRPMTFVYRGWAD
- a CDS encoding oxidoreductase, whose translation is MHLTPQHILLAGATGLTGEHLLDRLLNEPTVERVLAPTRRPLAEHKRLDNPVGEIADLLPHLQGPVDTAFCCLGSTIRQAGSQEAFRAIDLDLVLAVGARARELGARHYLVISALGADASSSVFYNRTKGEMEGALKAQDWPQLTLVRPSLLLGPRSEFRLGERLAAPLMRWLPGKYRGIGACTLARALWRLALETDQGTRIVESDELRRLGR